One stretch of Thermodesulfobacteriota bacterium DNA includes these proteins:
- a CDS encoding RNA polymerase sigma factor RpoD/SigA — MNTENSFSEGSNLGVDEHFKFILYNGTTSSNEIEHYKEYDDTNEFHSGHEDSKSQIRKSKRRPLTSEKEYELINAYCNEIGQQHLFTQKEEIEVSAQIRICEEKIRHLESTVERLPKKGFTKRIITLKCLIMLYSQKARQLKERFIKANLKLVFAMANKYRSHRHQLLDLIQEGNIGLIKAVERFDYKRGNRFSTYASWWIHQALIRAVYEQTRTIKIPVYILEQKNKIYRTISTIQRETGRTPLSEEIAQRTRTAVEAVNLILDGIDTKVFHLDSPLSNDETTTILDITQDDSLPAPDHFTTNTELIERLNESMSKLSDRERRIISSRFGIGHQTPHTLDEIGKIFNVTRERIRQIEKGAFKKLANSESGTILRSFLYQ, encoded by the coding sequence ATGAACACTGAAAACTCATTTTCAGAGGGATCAAATTTAGGAGTAGATGAGCATTTCAAATTTATATTATACAATGGCACGACTTCATCCAATGAAATTGAACACTACAAAGAATACGATGATACTAACGAGTTTCATTCTGGGCATGAAGATTCTAAATCTCAAATTAGAAAAAGCAAAAGAAGACCCCTCACATCCGAGAAAGAATACGAACTGATAAATGCTTATTGCAATGAAATAGGGCAGCAACATCTCTTTACACAAAAGGAAGAGATAGAAGTCTCAGCACAAATAAGGATATGTGAGGAAAAAATAAGGCATTTAGAATCAACTGTTGAAAGGTTACCAAAAAAAGGATTTACGAAGCGGATAATAACCCTGAAATGTTTAATAATGTTGTACTCTCAAAAAGCAAGACAATTAAAGGAAAGGTTTATAAAAGCAAATTTAAAATTGGTTTTTGCTATGGCAAATAAGTACAGGAGCCATCGACATCAACTATTGGACCTCATTCAAGAAGGTAACATTGGTTTGATAAAGGCAGTTGAAAGGTTTGATTACAAAAGAGGTAATAGATTTTCAACCTATGCGTCGTGGTGGATACATCAAGCATTAATTCGCGCAGTATATGAGCAGACAAGGACAATTAAGATCCCAGTATACATACTCGAACAAAAAAACAAAATATATAGGACAATATCAACTATTCAGAGAGAAACAGGGAGAACCCCTTTATCCGAAGAAATTGCCCAGAGAACACGAACAGCGGTAGAAGCTGTAAATTTAATTTTAGACGGAATAGATACAAAAGTTTTTCATCTTGATTCTCCATTATCTAATGACGAAACAACCACCATACTTGACATAACCCAAGATGACAGCTTGCCTGCCCCTGATCACTTCACTACAAACACCGAACTAATTGAAAGATTAAATGAATCAATGTCAAAACTTTCTGATAGAGAACGGAGGATTATAAGTTCAAGATTCGGAATAGGCCATCAAACTCCACACACATTGGATGAGATCGGAAAGATATTTAACGTTACACGTGAACGTATAAGGCAGATTGAAAAGGGAGCTTTCAAAAAGCTAGCTAACTCTGAGTCTGGAACAATTTTACGAAGTTTTCTATATCAGTAG
- a CDS encoding universal stress protein has translation MKINKILWATDGSKVSQDALSWAKLFAKTLGAEIIGIHVLKPIDKKIYEIAGRKLDMKSLVERESGNWSNQFDEICTVLKKEKLRFKHSVMEHHKPYEMIIQVADQEKACLIVMGKRGLGLKDKTLVGSNTLKVLQGSRVPVLAVKEKKTKTLPKIKKILVPLDISEKFSSALDYALSLGEQLGAAVTVIYVEQLFSYPYEFPITILNEMRDMYDKQLEKRVEEVSTQFENKIRMKHKVVEAITPFLGIIRFAEREKSDLIIMNTHGRKGLKKLFLGSVAEKVIYEAPCSILALRP, from the coding sequence TTGAAAATAAATAAGATACTCTGGGCAACTGATGGATCGAAAGTATCTCAGGATGCTTTGAGCTGGGCAAAGCTCTTTGCCAAGACTCTTGGTGCTGAAATCATAGGAATTCATGTATTAAAACCAATCGATAAAAAGATTTATGAGATTGCCGGCCGGAAGCTAGATATGAAAAGCCTAGTGGAAAGAGAATCAGGTAATTGGTCCAATCAATTTGACGAAATTTGTACGGTATTAAAAAAAGAGAAATTAAGGTTCAAACACTCGGTTATGGAACATCATAAGCCTTATGAAATGATTATACAGGTCGCCGATCAAGAAAAAGCATGCCTCATTGTAATGGGAAAGAGGGGGCTTGGTCTTAAGGATAAAACCTTAGTCGGAAGCAATACCCTGAAGGTTTTACAGGGGTCACGCGTGCCAGTCCTAGCCGTAAAAGAAAAAAAAACAAAAACCTTACCGAAGATAAAAAAGATATTAGTCCCGCTCGATATATCTGAAAAATTCAGCTCGGCTTTAGACTATGCTCTTTCTTTAGGTGAGCAATTGGGAGCAGCAGTTACCGTAATATACGTTGAACAACTTTTTTCATACCCTTACGAATTTCCGATTACCATATTGAATGAAATGAGGGATATGTACGATAAACAACTTGAAAAGAGGGTGGAAGAGGTCTCTACGCAATTCGAAAATAAGATAAGAATGAAGCATAAGGTTGTGGAAGCGATTACACCTTTCCTGGGAATTATAAGGTTTGCAGAAAGGGAGAAATCGGACCTTATAATCATGAATACTCATGGCAGAAAGGGTTTAAAGAAGCTATTCTTGGGTAGCGTCGCGGAAAAAGTCATTTATGAGGCACCTTGTTCGATATTGGCGTTGAGACCTTGA
- a CDS encoding MarC family protein yields the protein MITSLILSLIPLFVAIDPIGIIPMYLSLTTGLDHEERKKVARQSILTACVIGIIFVFTGKIIFKILGITFSDFAIAGGLLLFTFSILELLREETQPIKKRYRTSLGVFPIGTPLIVGPALLTTLIILVDTQGFISTLVAFGLNLLILGIALLKADFILSIIGESGARAFAKIMSILLAAIGIMMVRRGVIELISENIRS from the coding sequence ATGATAACATCCTTAATACTAAGTTTAATTCCTCTTTTTGTCGCAATAGATCCGATAGGGATCATCCCTATGTATCTTTCTCTAACAACAGGACTAGATCACGAGGAAAGGAAAAAAGTCGCAAGGCAGTCAATCCTTACAGCTTGTGTCATTGGTATAATCTTTGTATTCACCGGAAAAATCATATTTAAAATTCTGGGAATTACCTTTTCTGATTTTGCGATTGCAGGCGGATTACTCCTATTTACCTTTTCTATCTTGGAACTGTTAAGAGAAGAAACTCAACCTATCAAGAAAAGATATCGTACCTCTTTGGGAGTCTTTCCTATTGGTACTCCCCTCATAGTTGGACCAGCACTCCTAACAACACTCATTATACTCGTGGATACCCAAGGGTTTATCTCAACTCTGGTCGCATTTGGATTGAATCTCTTGATCCTAGGTATTGCCCTTTTAAAAGCCGATTTTATCCTATCAATTATTGGAGAGAGCGGGGCGCGGGCTTTTGCAAAAATCATGAGTATACTACTCGCAGCTATAGGAATCATGATGGTAAGAAGAGGAGTGATAGAGTTGATTTCAGAGAATATTCGATCGTAA
- a CDS encoding RtcB family protein, with translation MNEGVKLEKINDFLWEIPKKGGMKVPGRVYATEKMLGSIKEDKALEQVINVAHLPGIQKYSIAMPDIHWGYGFPIGGVAAMDIEEGVISPGGVGYDINCGVRLMRTNLTEDEVRPKLRELVTELFRQVPCGVGIGGKVKLSINDYQSIISKGVKWAIERGWGTEDDLERIEDRGTFPGGDLDSVSKKAIERGKDQIGTLGSGNHFLEVDIVDQVFNPAIADAFGLFKDQVCVLIHCGSRGFGHQICSDYIDIMLSYMRKENINLPDKQLACAHIKSKEGREYLSAFSAAVNFAWTNRQLILSFVRDAFYEVFLIGPKELGGELVYDVSHNIAKFEEHKVNGETKMLCVHRKGATRALPKGHKLIPEIYRDVGQPVFIPGDMGRASFVLVGTEAALAETFGSSCHGAGRVLSRRKAVKTAKGRNLIGELEEKGIIVMARGRRTVLEEMPEAYKDVEDVVNVVHNAGIAKKVARLRPIGVIKG, from the coding sequence ATGAATGAAGGTGTTAAACTCGAAAAAATAAACGATTTCCTCTGGGAAATCCCCAAAAAAGGAGGGATGAAAGTCCCAGGAAGGGTTTATGCAACTGAGAAAATGCTTGGCTCCATAAAAGAAGATAAAGCGCTTGAACAAGTTATAAACGTTGCCCATCTCCCTGGGATTCAGAAATACTCCATTGCGATGCCAGATATCCATTGGGGATACGGATTTCCAATAGGTGGAGTTGCGGCTATGGATATTGAAGAGGGTGTGATATCGCCTGGGGGAGTGGGCTACGATATTAATTGCGGCGTAAGACTTATGAGGACAAATTTAACTGAAGATGAGGTTAGACCGAAATTAAGAGAACTAGTTACGGAACTTTTCAGACAGGTACCCTGCGGAGTAGGAATAGGTGGAAAGGTTAAACTTTCAATAAATGATTATCAATCTATTATCAGCAAAGGGGTAAAATGGGCAATCGAGAGAGGATGGGGGACAGAGGATGATCTAGAAAGGATAGAAGATCGAGGAACTTTTCCCGGGGGGGATTTAGATTCAGTCAGCAAGAAAGCTATTGAAAGAGGGAAAGATCAGATCGGGACACTAGGTTCTGGAAATCATTTTCTCGAAGTCGATATTGTAGATCAGGTTTTCAATCCAGCAATAGCGGATGCATTCGGACTTTTTAAAGACCAGGTATGCGTCCTCATTCATTGTGGCTCCAGAGGATTCGGACATCAAATCTGCTCCGATTATATTGACATAATGCTTTCATATATGAGGAAGGAGAATATTAATTTACCAGACAAACAACTGGCGTGTGCGCATATTAAATCAAAAGAGGGAAGGGAATATCTCAGTGCTTTTTCTGCGGCGGTAAATTTTGCATGGACGAATAGGCAACTTATCCTGTCTTTTGTTCGGGATGCGTTCTACGAAGTTTTCCTTATAGGTCCAAAGGAACTTGGGGGAGAGCTTGTATACGATGTGAGTCATAACATCGCCAAGTTCGAAGAACATAAGGTCAATGGAGAAACCAAGATGTTATGCGTCCATAGAAAGGGGGCGACAAGAGCGCTTCCAAAGGGACACAAGTTAATACCTGAGATTTATAGAGATGTTGGTCAGCCTGTATTTATCCCGGGTGATATGGGAAGAGCTTCATTCGTGCTAGTTGGTACAGAAGCCGCTCTGGCGGAAACGTTTGGATCGAGCTGCCATGGAGCAGGGCGAGTGCTTTCCAGGAGAAAAGCCGTAAAGACAGCAAAGGGTAGAAATCTTATAGGAGAGCTCGAAGAGAAGGGGATAATCGTCATGGCTCGGGGGCGACGGACCGTACTTGAGGAAATGCCCGAGGCTTATAAGGACGTTGAAGATGTGGTAAACGTCGTTCACAATGCGGGGATTGCAAAGAAGGTTGCGAGGCTAAGGCCAATAGGGGTTATAAAGGGATGA
- a CDS encoding YbaK/EbsC family protein: MGVLRRLKDYLDENNIKYVKITHSRAYTAQEIAASVHIPGKELAKTVIVRVNDGFAMVVLPASRKVNFDQLKNVVGSNEIRLAQEDEFKGLFPDCEVGAMPPFGNLYNLPVYVASALSEDKEIAFNAGTHTDVIKISYSDFENLVKPTVGTFSE; this comes from the coding sequence ATGGGAGTCTTAAGAAGGCTGAAAGATTATTTAGATGAAAATAATATTAAGTACGTCAAGATTACACATTCCCGAGCTTACACAGCGCAAGAGATTGCAGCATCGGTTCATATCCCTGGCAAGGAGCTGGCTAAAACAGTAATTGTTAGAGTGAATGATGGTTTTGCAATGGTAGTCTTACCAGCATCACGAAAGGTTAATTTTGATCAATTGAAAAATGTAGTCGGCAGCAACGAGATAAGATTGGCACAGGAGGATGAGTTCAAAGGTCTTTTCCCCGACTGTGAAGTAGGCGCTATGCCACCATTTGGTAATCTCTATAACCTACCTGTTTATGTTGCATCAGCACTTTCTGAGGATAAAGAGATCGCATTTAATGCAGGGACACATACCGATGTCATAAAGATAAGCTACAGCGATTTTGAGAACTTGGTCAAACCTACCGTAGGTACTTTCTCCGAATAG
- a CDS encoding MTH1187 family thiamine-binding protein, with translation MALAEISVIPLGTPTASIGDWIAQAIRVLDKEGMKYEISPMGTLIEAEISDVFRVASKMHKSVFGKGITRVVTTVTIDDRRDKSVTMKSKVASVKKRL, from the coding sequence ATGGCATTAGCAGAAATCAGTGTTATTCCCCTTGGTACTCCCACAGCTAGTATAGGTGATTGGATTGCCCAGGCGATAAGGGTTTTGGATAAAGAGGGCATGAAATACGAAATAAGTCCAATGGGGACCCTCATCGAAGCTGAAATATCAGATGTCTTTAGAGTAGCAAGCAAGATGCACAAATCGGTATTTGGTAAGGGAATCACAAGGGTGGTTACTACAGTTACAATAGATGACCGCCGTGATAAATCGGTCACGATGAAGAGCAAGGTTGCTTCGGTAAAGAAAAGACTTTGA
- a CDS encoding sigma-70 family RNA polymerase sigma factor, translated as METKKINFQETLPDLNEFGGFIQDEDSYNSFDLEDEQVLDFEVSESEIESKELETSEAEEEPWTPQEQLRLLYTYFRDMANEPLLTAKEEIEVSAKIKKCEKKAKDIRAVIEKYSKKINGNVKNNGHRNKLRDLRLMRLKVLNALMKVYSDKAKTLKSRFVKANLRLVVTLVQKYIGRGLPLSDLIQEGNIGLMKAVDKFDHTKGYKFSTYASWWILQGASRAQHEQGRTIRIPVYLLEQSKKVYGIYAALHKEMGRKPLPEEISKKAGLSIELVKGILKAANDATSLDSPILNGEKTTLLDFVSDEGSHAPDSALATASLKQSLKDALTFLTDREKEIVCLRFGIDQKSTYTLDEIGRRFDLTRERIRQIEKAALEKIAQSELGDVLKSFLNK; from the coding sequence ATGGAAACGAAAAAAATAAACTTTCAAGAAACATTACCTGATCTGAACGAATTTGGAGGCTTTATCCAAGACGAGGACAGTTATAATTCCTTTGACCTCGAGGACGAACAGGTTTTGGACTTTGAAGTATCAGAATCTGAGATTGAATCAAAAGAGCTAGAAACCTCAGAAGCAGAAGAAGAGCCTTGGACTCCTCAAGAACAATTAAGGCTTCTCTATACATATTTCAGAGATATGGCCAATGAACCACTCCTAACCGCGAAAGAAGAAATAGAGGTTTCCGCAAAGATTAAAAAATGCGAGAAAAAGGCAAAGGATATAAGGGCTGTAATAGAAAAATACTCAAAAAAGATAAACGGCAATGTCAAGAATAACGGACATAGAAATAAACTGAGAGACTTACGACTAATGCGACTCAAAGTGTTAAATGCTTTGATGAAGGTTTATAGTGATAAAGCTAAAACCCTTAAAAGCAGGTTTGTGAAGGCTAATCTGAGATTGGTTGTCACTTTGGTACAAAAATACATTGGTAGGGGACTGCCGCTTTCAGATTTAATCCAGGAAGGAAATATAGGGCTGATGAAGGCAGTAGATAAATTCGATCATACCAAGGGCTACAAGTTTTCGACATACGCTTCATGGTGGATTCTCCAAGGAGCTTCCCGGGCTCAACACGAACAGGGAAGGACTATAAGAATACCCGTTTATCTACTGGAGCAATCAAAAAAGGTATACGGTATATATGCTGCGCTTCATAAAGAAATGGGGCGAAAACCCCTCCCCGAAGAGATTTCAAAGAAAGCAGGGCTTTCTATCGAACTGGTCAAGGGAATATTGAAGGCAGCAAACGATGCTACAAGTCTCGATTCACCTATACTTAATGGTGAGAAAACTACACTACTAGATTTCGTTTCTGACGAGGGATCTCATGCACCCGATTCTGCATTGGCTACTGCATCCCTAAAGCAGAGCCTTAAAGACGCCTTAACATTCCTTACCGACAGGGAAAAGGAGATAGTTTGCCTAAGATTTGGTATAGATCAGAAAAGCACATATACATTAGACGAAATAGGAAGGAGATTTGACCTGACACGAGAACGAATAAGACAAATAGAAAAGGCTGCTCTTGAGAAGATAGCCCAATCAGAGCTAGGGGATGTACTCAAGAGTTTTCTAAACAAGTAA
- a CDS encoding MFS transporter has product MKLLFFRKVLNILLVTNGMILLAGAMLGPIYALFVEEVGGDLLDASLAGVAFAIAAGVTTLISGRFTDKVKNRELIVVLGYMIMGVGYILYTKVNSVLFLLVVQVVIGLGEAVYAPAFDVVYSTHLEGRKTGKQWGALESLYYFTAAGGALIGGLIVTKFGFKTLFVIMSVLCFASAFYVYRLPRKKVD; this is encoded by the coding sequence ATGAAACTTTTATTTTTTAGAAAGGTATTAAATATCCTTCTGGTTACAAATGGAATGATACTTTTGGCGGGCGCAATGCTCGGTCCGATATATGCACTTTTTGTTGAAGAGGTTGGGGGTGATCTCCTTGATGCAAGTTTAGCAGGTGTAGCCTTTGCCATAGCAGCCGGTGTTACAACCCTTATATCGGGCAGGTTTACAGATAAGGTTAAGAATAGAGAATTAATAGTTGTGCTCGGATATATGATAATGGGGGTGGGTTATATCTTGTACACGAAGGTAAATTCAGTTTTGTTCCTTCTGGTTGTCCAAGTGGTCATAGGTCTTGGGGAAGCCGTTTATGCACCTGCGTTTGATGTCGTGTATTCCACACATCTTGAGGGTCGAAAAACAGGCAAACAATGGGGTGCGTTGGAATCATTGTATTATTTTACGGCAGCAGGGGGTGCCTTAATCGGGGGACTCATAGTTACAAAGTTTGGTTTTAAAACTCTCTTTGTAATAATGTCGGTGCTTTGTTTCGCCAGTGCATTTTACGTTTACAGATTGCCAAGAAAAAAAGTTGATTGA
- a CDS encoding adenosylcobalamin-dependent ribonucleoside-diphosphate reductase codes for MELSQNAIKVLESRYLRRDNNRRIIESPERLFQRVAKSIAQAENLFGNKNGVGYWEDEFFRLLTSFDFLPNSPTLMNAGTNLGQLSACFVLPVEDTIEDIFESVKAMALIQRTGGGTGFSFSRLRPKSDFVSSTGGESSGPVSFMKIFDCATENIKQGGKRRGANMGVLRVDHPDIIEFVNSKLEDGVLRNFNLSVGVTDAFMDALRKDGDYELINPNTNKVTGKLKAKYVFDTICKAAWSCGDPGLLFLDTINKKHPLRYLGEIEATNPCGELPLLPYESCNLASINLSHMTEDSGRNTRISWKKIRKTVHAVTRFLDNAIEVNKFPLSQVEEITKKNRKIGLGLMGFAEMLINLSISYDSVEAINIAEKVMSFISSEAIHASIKLAEERGCYPNWRKSSYAKEGRKMRNATVSSIAPTGTISIIAGTSASIEPLFAIAYRRSHILENQTFSEMNPIFLEHIKRMGIYSTELIEDLIVAGNLKHLEAIPDMVKRIFITALEIPYEQHIRVQAAFQKYVDNSVSKTINLTEDSKVEDVRNAFLLSYRLGCKGVTIFRQGSKKEQVLQLGIDEEPFEKEHFSKCDPQACKL; via the coding sequence ATGGAGTTATCGCAAAACGCCATCAAGGTTTTAGAATCGCGTTACTTACGAAGGGATAACAATAGAAGGATTATAGAATCGCCCGAAAGGCTTTTTCAAAGAGTTGCCAAAAGCATTGCTCAGGCCGAGAACCTCTTTGGTAACAAGAATGGAGTCGGGTATTGGGAAGATGAGTTCTTTAGGCTACTTACATCTTTTGACTTCCTCCCAAATTCGCCAACCCTGATGAATGCAGGGACCAATTTAGGGCAATTGAGTGCCTGTTTTGTTCTGCCGGTAGAAGACACGATTGAAGATATTTTTGAATCGGTAAAAGCTATGGCACTCATACAAAGGACAGGAGGAGGAACAGGCTTCTCGTTCTCTAGACTCCGCCCTAAGTCCGATTTTGTTTCCTCCACAGGAGGTGAGTCCTCTGGCCCAGTATCCTTTATGAAAATATTTGATTGTGCGACGGAAAACATAAAACAGGGAGGAAAAAGAAGAGGGGCAAATATGGGGGTCCTAAGGGTGGATCATCCGGATATCATCGAGTTTGTTAATTCAAAGCTTGAGGATGGTGTTCTCAGAAATTTCAATTTATCTGTTGGTGTCACAGACGCTTTTATGGATGCATTAAGAAAGGATGGAGACTATGAGCTAATCAATCCAAATACCAATAAGGTTACAGGTAAATTAAAAGCCAAATATGTTTTTGATACTATTTGCAAAGCTGCCTGGAGTTGTGGCGATCCTGGACTACTCTTCTTGGACACTATAAATAAAAAACATCCACTCAGGTATTTAGGAGAGATTGAAGCAACAAACCCATGCGGTGAATTGCCTTTACTTCCCTATGAAAGTTGCAATCTGGCATCTATAAACTTATCACACATGACCGAAGATAGTGGACGTAATACAAGAATCTCTTGGAAGAAAATCAGAAAAACAGTGCACGCAGTAACGCGATTTTTAGATAATGCAATAGAGGTTAATAAATTTCCACTTTCCCAAGTCGAAGAAATAACGAAGAAAAATAGGAAGATTGGCTTGGGACTAATGGGATTTGCAGAGATGCTGATCAACCTGAGTATATCGTATGATTCAGTTGAAGCTATTAACATAGCTGAGAAGGTCATGTCGTTCATAAGTAGTGAAGCTATACATGCATCCATTAAGCTTGCGGAAGAAAGGGGTTGCTATCCGAATTGGAGGAAGAGCTCTTATGCCAAAGAAGGAAGAAAGATGAGGAATGCAACCGTATCATCTATTGCCCCGACCGGGACTATCAGTATCATTGCAGGGACTTCGGCGAGTATTGAACCATTATTTGCAATAGCTTACAGGAGAAGTCATATTCTAGAAAATCAGACATTTAGTGAGATGAATCCTATATTTCTGGAACATATAAAGAGAATGGGAATATATAGCACTGAGCTCATTGAAGATCTTATCGTGGCCGGGAACCTTAAGCATCTAGAAGCAATTCCGGACATGGTCAAGAGGATTTTTATTACAGCTTTAGAGATTCCTTATGAGCAACATATCCGGGTACAAGCGGCATTCCAGAAGTATGTGGACAATAGCGTTTCTAAAACTATAAATTTAACCGAGGATTCTAAAGTGGAAGATGTTAGAAATGCCTTTCTTCTGTCATATAGACTTGGTTGTAAGGGAGTGACTATATTTCGTCAGGGCTCAAAGAAGGAACAGGTATTGCAGCTAGGAATAGACGAGGAGCCTTTTGAGAAAGAGCACTTCTCAAAATGTGATCCTCAGGCCTGCAAGTTGTGA
- a CDS encoding DUF5335 family protein, translating to MERDIELDQLESFFKVFTTNNISRPTRLEVFDEMGAQTQEHGLPLKGIDLEKKGDDAPRVEIMLGGLSAGATHLTHTIIGVKRVYVKIGDDDRDEVLEIESQKGIKTLLHFETLEEISAA from the coding sequence ATGGAACGAGACATTGAGCTTGATCAGCTAGAGAGCTTTTTTAAAGTGTTTACAACCAACAACATATCACGGCCAACCCGTTTAGAAGTTTTCGATGAGATGGGAGCGCAAACACAAGAGCACGGTTTACCACTAAAGGGCATCGACCTTGAGAAGAAAGGGGATGATGCCCCAAGAGTAGAAATAATGCTGGGAGGGCTCAGCGCCGGAGCAACTCATCTCACACACACAATCATTGGCGTCAAAAGGGTCTATGTGAAGATAGGAGATGATGATAGAGATGAGGTATTGGAAATCGAAAGCCAAAAAGGTATAAAGACTCTACTCCATTTCGAGACCCTCGAAGAAATCAGTGCGGCTTAG
- a CDS encoding LON peptidase substrate-binding domain-containing protein has translation MTDLNNVNDDRKEHKRIIPLLPLRDVVIFPFMVAPLFVGREKSIRALEEAMKKDKEILLAAQKDANTNDPKEEDIHR, from the coding sequence ATGACTGACTTAAATAATGTTAATGATGATAGGAAAGAGCATAAGAGAATTATTCCCCTTTTACCTCTAAGAGATGTAGTTATCTTCCCGTTTATGGTAGCGCCGCTTTTTGTGGGTCGTGAGAAGTCTATACGCGCGCTGGAAGAGGCGATGAAAAAGGATAAGGAGATCCTTCTCGCTGCTCAAAAGGATGCAAACACAAACGATCCTAAAGAAGAGGATATTCACAGGAT
- the raiA gene encoding ribosome-associated translation inhibitor RaiA, whose amino-acid sequence MNIELIGKGIDISEDLKSYTENKLSSFNSHLKEVGEGEVEAIVTFNVEKHRQRHRVDIDVYLKTPGGGALHAWEESNDIYMSLEFAIDDIERQLTRLKERRIEQRKGIAREKEKGLKEVFQSSPSDLITEEKLSIAKPLTVEEALMLLEDEGRFFLIFNNAETGGLGVIYRKKSGKYGLVSP is encoded by the coding sequence GTGAATATAGAATTGATAGGAAAGGGAATTGACATATCCGAGGATCTAAAAAGTTACACTGAAAATAAGCTTTCTTCATTTAATAGCCATTTGAAGGAAGTTGGTGAGGGGGAGGTGGAAGCGATAGTAACGTTTAACGTGGAAAAGCATAGACAGCGTCATCGTGTTGATATTGATGTCTATCTAAAAACACCCGGAGGCGGCGCCTTGCATGCCTGGGAAGAAAGCAACGATATTTATATGTCACTAGAGTTTGCTATTGATGATATTGAGAGACAACTTACCAGATTAAAAGAAAGGCGTATCGAACAGAGGAAAGGGATAGCTCGTGAAAAAGAAAAGGGTCTTAAGGAGGTATTTCAATCAAGTCCATCTGATCTCATAACCGAGGAGAAACTTTCTATAGCGAAACCACTCACTGTAGAAGAGGCTTTGATGTTACTTGAGGACGAGGGGAGATTTTTCCTAATTTTTAATAATGCAGAAACAGGGGGGTTGGGGGTTATTTACAGAAAGAAAAGCGGGAAATACGGTCTAGTTTCACCCTAA
- a CDS encoding response regulator: MKKILVVDDDPNIRFLYNQLFSEKGYEVLEAESGKETFYILNNEEINLVVLDIKLRLESGLNILQGIAKEFSNIPVVLCTAFASYQDDYTSWLADSYIVKSSNPYELLKEVDDVLSKRSKVSKEQIEDLTSIA, translated from the coding sequence ATGAAGAAAATATTAGTAGTAGATGATGATCCCAATATAAGGTTTTTATATAATCAGTTATTTTCCGAAAAGGGCTACGAGGTGTTGGAAGCAGAGTCCGGTAAAGAAACTTTTTATATTTTAAATAATGAAGAAATTAACCTGGTCGTGCTGGACATAAAGCTCAGACTTGAAAGTGGTCTTAATATACTCCAAGGAATAGCAAAAGAGTTCTCAAATATCCCGGTGGTATTATGCACTGCCTTTGCCTCATATCAGGACGACTACACCTCCTGGCTTGCAGATAGCTATATTGTAAAGTCCAGCAACCCATATGAATTATTAAAAGAGGTTGACGACGTCTTGAGTAAAAGATCAAAGGTTAGCAAAGAGCAGATTGAAGATCTAACGAGCATCGCTTAA